In Daphnia magna isolate NIES linkage group LG5, ASM2063170v1.1, whole genome shotgun sequence, the sequence tttttaaccgATACAACAAATGCACTACCACAAGACGTTACGCTTTGCCAGTGAAGAAACACAGATTTCTCGCACATATTCAAATTAGTGTTATAGGGTGTGTTACATAAAAATGGGTTGCTGATCAAGAATCGACAAGATAAGGATTGCGTTTCTTTTCAGTTTCCAAATAACGGTGAAATTCGTGTCGGTACCAATCGTCCATATAGCGCATGATTTTAATGGAAAAGTAAGCCAAAATGACCACTACCACCGTGACTTTGATCCATAAAGACGATTCTGccatccccctttttttttcttcatcggCCGATTTCCTGTAATTTCAAAGCTCTTCTTTGAAACTAGTCTGCAGTGTATCGTTCTCAAAGATGGATGTGACTTACGGCTTCGATTCGATGTGAACGTCGCAAATGTTTTTCAATCGGAAGACGAGTAGGATTTCAGAAAGTCGAGCGATTCCCAAATCCTTGGCAAACCGGTGGTCAACAGTAGGATGATTGCGTTCGTTACGACGAAAAACTGCATCCAGCCTACACCTGTGTCCAATTAAAAAGGTTGgtcttaaaaaaatacagcGCCAAGTAGAAATAGTTTATCGCCTTTTGTGCTGTTTAGCCAATTACCTTCACTGCTCGCCAGCCATGCCGTTAAGCCGCCTGTTGATCACGAAAatgcaattattttttttttcttcaaattgtATGACTAGCTAATTCATTCTGGTATGCAAATTCAATACCTTCGGGCTTGTCGGTTTCGCCGTTCGGCGCCTTTTCCTCTTCTTTGCCTTTGACGCTGCTACTTTCTGTGCTACTACTAACGGCCTTGCTATGCTTGAGCGCGTCTCTTCGGTTGCCCATCACAAATGTCGTACTCGTACCCGTTCCTTATTGAGCAAAACTAACATGTCTTTCAACTCCACCTACTAGGATTTATagctttttctcttgtttacGGCAGCCATAGGAAGGCCCCAACAATTTTTAGTTGGATTATCtctttccttccttccttGTGTCTAGTGGCAAGGCTTCGTTTCGTCATCGCTAGTTTTTCTTAATTTGATTTGTCAACCAATCGATATTCATTTGAGCTTGCGTcacgttttttgtttcgtaTCGATGGGGATCAGATAAACCAGGGAAGTatcaagtttttgttttttaactgtTAACCTATCACGTGAGA encodes:
- the LOC116923033 gene encoding uncharacterized protein LOC116923033, encoding MGNRRDALKHSKAVSSSTESSSVKGKEEEKAPNGETDKPEGGLTAWLASSEGVGWMQFFVVTNAIILLLTTGLPRIWESLDFLKSYSSSD